Proteins co-encoded in one Pseudomonas beijingensis genomic window:
- a CDS encoding BCCT family transporter codes for MARSSRFHFGAAGLIRPWHACAWHISKEVHVGKNPVGNLSGKSQAPGTEGIPAPSGEANLIETDYVIGQDNISGEFSFSLDIHGKVFLISAATVLLFVVMTLALQNEVEPLFSAMRSWLTRHLAWFFMSAGNIFVLLCLALIVSPLGRVRLGGRDATPDHTYLGWFSMLFAAGMGIGLMFYGVAEPMSHYAAAMGGVTVDASGVRTDWAPLEGAKGDMKGAADLAMAATIFHWGLHPWAIYAIVALSLALFSFNKGLPLSIRSIFYPLLGERVWGWPGHIIDILAVFATLFGLATSLGIGAEQAAAGIEHLFGIRSTNVSKVLLIIGITLIALWSVLAGLEKGVKLLSEINMGLALLLLLFIIVVGPTLAILTGFFKNVVTYVEYLPALSNPFGRTDTEFTQGWTAFYWAWWISWSPFVGMFIARVSRGRTVREFLISVLLVPSLVSVLWMTTFGGTAIDQATLGGLSGVTDAVLELKLFVMLEGLPLKEISSLLGIVLVIVFFTTSSDSGSLVIDTITAGGKVDAPVPQRVFWAVIEGVIAIALLLGGGLVALQAMAVSTGLPFAIVLLLGCISLVKGLLSEPRS; via the coding sequence ATGGCACGCTCATCTCGTTTTCATTTTGGAGCGGCAGGACTAATCAGGCCATGGCACGCATGCGCGTGGCATATATCAAAGGAGGTTCACGTGGGTAAAAATCCTGTAGGCAATCTATCAGGAAAATCCCAGGCGCCCGGCACGGAGGGAATACCAGCCCCCAGCGGCGAGGCAAATCTCATTGAAACCGACTATGTCATAGGACAGGACAATATTAGCGGTGAGTTTTCGTTCTCTCTGGATATCCATGGCAAAGTCTTCCTGATCTCTGCCGCCACCGTTTTGCTGTTCGTCGTCATGACATTAGCCCTGCAAAACGAAGTCGAACCGCTGTTCAGCGCAATGCGCAGTTGGTTGACCCGGCACTTGGCCTGGTTCTTCATGAGCGCAGGCAATATCTTCGTATTACTGTGCCTGGCGCTGATTGTTTCACCTCTGGGCAGGGTTCGGTTGGGTGGTCGCGACGCCACACCGGATCATACGTACCTGGGGTGGTTTTCCATGTTGTTCGCCGCCGGGATGGGCATCGGGCTGATGTTCTATGGTGTTGCGGAGCCGATGTCGCATTACGCCGCCGCAATGGGCGGCGTCACGGTCGATGCCAGTGGCGTGCGTACGGATTGGGCTCCCCTTGAGGGCGCAAAGGGTGACATGAAAGGCGCCGCGGACCTGGCGATGGCTGCGACTATCTTTCATTGGGGTCTGCATCCTTGGGCCATCTACGCCATCGTTGCGTTGTCCCTGGCGCTGTTTTCCTTCAACAAAGGCTTGCCGCTGTCGATACGCTCGATTTTTTATCCTCTGTTGGGCGAGCGTGTCTGGGGATGGCCCGGTCATATCATCGACATCCTGGCGGTCTTCGCCACGCTGTTTGGGCTGGCGACATCGCTGGGTATCGGTGCCGAGCAGGCCGCTGCGGGGATTGAGCACCTGTTCGGTATCCGCTCCACCAACGTCAGCAAGGTATTGTTGATCATCGGCATCACCCTGATTGCGCTGTGGTCGGTACTTGCCGGGCTGGAAAAGGGGGTCAAGCTGTTGTCCGAAATCAACATGGGCCTGGCGCTCCTGTTGCTCCTGTTCATCATTGTCGTGGGGCCAACCCTGGCCATCCTCACCGGGTTCTTCAAGAACGTGGTGACCTACGTTGAATATCTGCCGGCATTGTCCAATCCTTTCGGGCGCACGGACACTGAGTTCACCCAGGGCTGGACCGCGTTCTACTGGGCCTGGTGGATCAGTTGGTCGCCGTTCGTGGGCATGTTCATCGCGAGGGTCAGTCGTGGCCGTACCGTTCGTGAGTTCCTGATTTCGGTATTGCTGGTGCCTTCGCTGGTGTCGGTGCTGTGGATGACGACCTTTGGCGGGACGGCCATTGATCAGGCCACCCTGGGGGGGCTTAGCGGTGTGACGGATGCCGTGCTGGAACTCAAGCTGTTCGTCATGCTTGAAGGGCTGCCCCTCAAGGAAATTTCGTCGCTGCTGGGCATTGTGCTGGTGATCGTGTTCTTCACCACCTCCTCGGACTCCGGCTCGCTGGTGATCGATACGATCACGGCGGGAGGAAAGGTTGACGCGCCCGTTCCGCAGCGGGTCTTCTGGGCGGTCATTGAAGGCGTGATCGCCATCGCATTGTTGCTGGGAGGGGGGCTGGTTGCCTTGCAGGCCATGGCAGTGTCCACCGGATTGCCCTTCGCCATTGTCCTGCTGCTGGGCTGCATTTCGCTGGTCAAGGGATTGCTCTCCGAACCACGATCCTGA
- a CDS encoding 3'-5' exonuclease: MSASRNPNRQATPDWPARFAQLAQQARHPLLQRFYQAGVANGQTPLEQVDLLALDLETTGLDARIDSIVSIGLIPLTLKRIRCGAALYWIIKPARLTHESVTFHRITHADIRHAPRLPDIMEQLLEAMTGKIMVVHYRAIERDFLDQAFRHHWGEGLQFPVIDTMQLEARQVRGPRNWLDRLLQRPLASIRLADSRPRYHLPPYHAHQALTDALATAELLQAQVATHYSPDVAIGELWD; encoded by the coding sequence ATGAGCGCTTCACGGAACCCGAACAGGCAGGCAACGCCAGACTGGCCAGCGCGCTTTGCACAGCTGGCACAGCAAGCCAGACACCCTCTCTTGCAACGTTTCTACCAGGCCGGCGTTGCCAACGGACAGACGCCGCTGGAGCAGGTGGACCTGCTGGCCTTGGACCTGGAAACCACCGGGTTGGATGCCCGTATCGACAGCATCGTCAGCATTGGCCTGATACCGTTGACGCTAAAGCGGATACGCTGCGGCGCAGCGCTGTACTGGATCATCAAACCCGCGCGACTGACCCACGAATCGGTAACGTTCCATCGCATCACCCACGCAGATATTCGCCATGCCCCCCGGTTGCCGGACATCATGGAACAGCTGCTGGAAGCAATGACGGGGAAGATCATGGTGGTGCACTACCGGGCCATCGAACGTGATTTCCTGGATCAGGCGTTTCGTCACCATTGGGGAGAAGGTCTGCAATTTCCAGTCATTGACACCATGCAACTCGAGGCGCGGCAGGTCCGGGGCCCTCGCAACTGGCTAGACCGACTGTTGCAACGCCCTCTCGCGTCCATCCGGCTGGCGGACAGCCGACCGCGCTACCACCTGCCGCCCTACCACGCCCATCAGGCCTTGACCGATGCCTTGGCCACGGCCGAACTGCTGCAAGCCCAAGTCGCCACGCACTACAGCCCTGACGTTGCGATTGGAGAACTTTGGGACTGA